The Nymphaea colorata isolate Beijing-Zhang1983 chromosome 7, ASM883128v2, whole genome shotgun sequence DNA window aggctacaaatgttatcTATTGATTGTGGATGacttttcatgttttagttGGATTTTCCCCTTGTTAGAAAATCTGACATGCTGCCatgctttcaaattttaagatgcTTGTGGAAAAACAATTgggacatgaaataaaaaattttcatagcAATTCTGGTGGCGAATTTCTAAGCAATGATTTCGCAAATTTTTTCAGCTCAAATGGAATAAAAAGATCTCTTTCTTGCGCCACACGCCTTAACAAAATGGGGTTGTGGAGAGAAAACATCTTCATGTTGTTGAGACCGACTTAAGCATGATGGTTCATGCATCTCTTCCTCAACATTTTTTGGTTGACTCTTTTAGAACAGCAGTTCACATTATCAATCGATTGCCTAGTTCAGAACACGAAAATAAATCtccatttgaaattgttttcaagGCTACCCCTCAATATGattattttcaagtttttggaTGTACATGCTATCCCTTTCTTGTGCCATATAGAGAGTCCAAACtctctccaaaatccaaagcttGTGCCTTTCTTGGCTATGGGACGTGTCATAAGGGATACATATGTTTGGTTCCTATTACTAACATGGCCTTTATTAGCAgacatgttgttttcaatgggaccaattttttatttcatagaTGTGGTTTTCCAACCACTGAAATGGATGTTTGGAAAATGGATTTCCAATCATCTAGACATGCCTTCAGCTCAAACTCAAAAAGACAACAACTCGAAGTAAGCTGATCTGGtccaaatggatccaaatatatAGTCTTACCCAGTCCAAATTTATGGGAAGAAGATCAGACTCAAAACAACCAGTTGACAAATTCAATTGATAAAAGTCATACTTATGGGATTCAAGAAAATGCTATTGATCAATCTCCTCCAAATCTCACCATTGATGTCTCAAGTAGGACTCACCCACGATCAGAAGGTCCCATGATGGAACTAGGCGACCCAAGGTTTACATGGCTGCTACATCTTTGAAAGAACGAGAACCAGCAAGTCTTGAGGAGGCTTTAAAAGACCCACGATGGATCAAAGCAATGCAAAGTGAAATGGATGCCatttacaaaaatcaaacttgggtcCTTGTTGCACTACCTAAGGGAGTTAATGTAGTTGGATGTAAGTGGGTCTTTAAAATCAAAAGATGTTCAGATTGGACCATTGCTCACTACAAGGCTAGACGTGTGGCCAAAGGTTATAACCATAGGGAATGAATTGATTATATACAGTCCAATGATAAAACCTACCACTATATGGGTCGTCCTCTCTATTGTTGTGTCCAAAGGTTGGATTATCCATCAATTGGATGTTaacaatgcatttcttcatgggattctaaAAAAGGATGTTCTCATGACTCAACCACCAGCATTTAAGAATACTGGTAAGCCTCACCAAGTGCGTCACCTCAAAAAGGCACTTTATGACTTAAAGCAAGCACCCCGTGCTCGGTTTGAAAGACTCAAAGCATATCTTTTTGAAATTGGGTTTAGGGAGTCATCAGTTGACACTTCactttttgttagaaaaacccAAGATAAAATCATCTTTCtgcttatatatgtagatgatataattATTATAGGAAATAATCCTTACAAAATTCGAAGGATTATACATAGTTTTGGACAAGCCTTTTCCATGAAAGATCATGAAAAAGTATATTTCTTCTTAGGCATTGAAGTGTCACATCAAAAGGACAATTTTTCTCTCATAGGGAAAATATATTGAGATATTTTAAGGTGAGCAAACATAGAGAATGCAAAATCTTGTGTCACACCTGTTGTTCCAAATGTTCCTCTATCCAAACTCGATGGCGAAAgattggaaaatgaaactcagtaCCGGCAAATCATAGGAGCTCTTCAGTATGTCACTTTAACATGTCCGGATATTACCTTTGCAGTGAATAAAAGCTTGTCAGCTCATGCACCAGCCCACTTCAACTCACTAGACTCACGTCGAAAGAATTTTACGATACCTTAAAGGTACTATACAACATGGTTTTGAGATATCAAaatctcattcttttgttttatctgCTTACTCTAACGCAGATTGGGCTGGGTGCTCGGACGACCAAAGACCCAATAGTGGCTATGTTACAAAAATTGGACACAATATCATATCTTGGAGATCGACCAAACAACAAACAGTAGCAAAATTTAGCACAGAGGCAGAGTATAAGGCCATTGCAGGAGACCTTTTAGAAGTGATATGGCTAAATAACTTGTTGAAAGGTCTGGGATTTCAAACTGAGAAACCAATTCTGTGGTGCAACAACATTGAAGCAACATATTTGGCagcaaatccagttttccatgcacgaacaaaacacatagaaattgacTATCATTTTGTCAGAGAGAAGCTGGTAGACAATACAATTGAGATTAAATGTGTTCAGTCAGAAAACCAATTagttgatatttttactaagCTTTTACCAATACCAAGATTTCATTATCTCAAGTAAATGCTAAACATCCTTGAAATGTAGATTGGATGAAAGAGGCATGTTAGAGATAATGTTGCCGATCCTATTCATCCATCATCCTTGCCAATCTTGCAATGTAAATCAAATTGCTTGGATCAAGTCAAATATGGAAGAAATGTGATTGACGCTCAAAAGAGGAAAGCAACAAATGCTCCAACGTTCGAAGATGCCAAAAACTgtttcaaaaggaaagaaattcaattttttaatcaagatccaaaaatatcaGATCTTGACAGACCAGCTTGAAAATTCCTATTTAGCTTTATTTGTGGTAACGAGAGATTTCATTCCTTCCCGAATGGTAAAGGAAAGGAACATTGTCGTGGAGGTAGGTCGATCTTGACCGAACCACGTAACTGCTagtgtgctctctctctctatctctctcatacCTCTATACTTTTACCAAGGTAATGGTCAATGAGGAACCAATTTATATTCATAAGAATATAATTTCATAGGTATTATTTGAAACATACAAGTAGAACGCATGACCAAAGTAAATATAGAACaatacaaaaatgagaaaatcaaccTCTAAATTTAATTCACAAATTAAGACGGTGGACTGGTTCAAAATGTTGAACTCAAACACCACCCTGAAGAAAAGTGCAGGAAAACAAATCAACTCAGCTATGTGGTATTGATATGATAGTGCTGGTACTAAATAATGCAAACATTTTGCTTGAGGTAGGTGGCCCGCAGGATCCAACTCCAGAAAATAACGTCAGAGGTCTTGTCAACGTAACAGCCATGAAAGTTGAGCAAAATATGCTATTATGCTACTTTGGCAATTCACTGATCTTATATGACTTTATGACCGATGCCTCGGAATTGACGTGTTGAGAATTGTCTTCATATGTCACAAGCCAGTGTTACCCTTGCCAGAGCAGATGACACCTTCCTGTATGGGCCTGAGTTTCCTGAGGTTAACAATGCCTTTTCGTATGAGACTGAGCTTGCCGAAGTTGACAATGCGTGATCTGGAGATGGATACTGCAGAAGTAGTTGGTTCATGCCTTGATCATGAATACCTAGATTTCGGTGTTCTGGATCTTGTAGCGGCACATACCCAATAAGAGACTGAGTCAATTGCCGCATGTTTGGCCTTGATTCAGGTGCAGTCTGTGAACAGAGTGGGCCAAGCTTTAGCACAAGGTCTGCTTCACTAGTGGggccaaaatatttttttctggtgggggcactcattcaatacctatAATTTCTTTGGGGaacttacatatataacaatcaaatatatcaaaacattaacatagttgcccacacctgccaCCATGTTGCTACGCCACTGCTCTACTTCCTCCACCACATAGCTTGTTCCGAGCCTTTTATCCATGGCATCCAGTATTCGTCCACCTTTCCACTGAGAGTGGACCAACTCCACCAGAATCATCTCCTCAGAAGGTCTTCCGGGCTCAATCAGCCTCCTTCCACAGGCCACCTCCAGGAGCAAGGAACCATAAGAGTATACATCGGAGCTCATCTTTGATTTGCTGGCGCGAGGGAGCTCCGACGCCATGTAACCTAGACTACCAACGACATGGGTAGACTTGGGATTGGTACCATGGTCATACAGTTTCGCATGCCCAAAATCACCCAACTTGCCATCTAGATCACCATCCAACAAAACGTTACTTGCTTTAACATCTCTGTGCATGATGACTTGCTCTCACTCTTCATGAAGATACAGCAAGCCAAAAGCAATTACCTTTCGAATCTTGAACCTCTGTACCCAACTCAACCTGCTCCCTTCTGTCTCAAAAAGATGACAGTCTAGACTCCCATTCAGCATGAACTCATAAACCAGGAGTAGATCTTCGCCTCGTCTACACTAACCGTGCAATTGGATCAGGTTTCTATGCCTTGTCCTCCCCAAGCTTGACACTTCTGCCACAAATTCCCTCATCCCTTGCTTTGAACCATGTGAGACTCTCTTCACTGCAACCTCGATTCCGCTTCTGGGCAGCAGACCTTTGTAGACACTGC harbors:
- the LOC116257221 gene encoding L-type lectin-domain containing receptor kinase SIT2-like gives rise to the protein MDYPHRLPYRKIYRAAKGFKEELGKGGFGSVYKGLLPRSGIEVAVKRVSHGSKQGMREFVAEVSSLGRTRHRNLIQLHDGKLGDFGHAKLYDHGTNPKSTHVVGSLGYMASELPRASKSKMSSDVYSYGSLLLEVACGRRLIEPGRPSEEMILVELVHSQWKGGRILDAMDKRLGTSYVVEEVEQWRSNMVAGTAPESRPNMRQLTQSLIGYVPLQDPEHRNLGIHDQGMNQLLLQYPSPDHALSTSASSVSYEKALLTSGNSGPYRKVSSALARGLREGGRRAAALARKGLAGGGGIRRRRRRGRHWAKAEEEALGSPEEEALGEGGGGGVGRRRHRKKAVGSLL